Genomic segment of Myxococcus stipitatus:
GAGCCGCCGGGCCTGGGCCCACGTCTCGGGCGCGGCTCGCGGTGTCGCGCTCGACAGTACCTTGCCCGCGTGCAGCCAGTCCGAGGTCTCACCCAGCGGCCCCAGCGCGCGGCGCAGTCGCCGCCCCACGAGTCCATCCGGGTCGAGGTAGAGCAGCAGCACCGAGGGGCCCGGCGCCGCGACTTCGTGAAGGGCATCGGGAGGAATCACCGCGGCCAGGCACTCCACCGCGCTGTCTCGCCGAGCGCCGCGGAGGTGGAGCGGCGGCCCCAGGCTCACCATCACCTGGAAGGCATGGTGCGCGTGGGGCGCGGTGGCGCGCACCGGGCCCCCGTACAGCAGGGTCCCGGTGCCCATGAACAAGCGGCCACTCCAGGTCGAGGGCTCAGTGCCCCGAGTGCCCATGGTCATGTCCACCCGCGGCCGGGGTGGGCTGCGCGGGCTGTGCCCCCTTCGCGTCCGCCTTCGGCTTGCCGAACTTCACCAGCTGCGCATGCACCTGGCCGTTCTTCATCTTCATGCCGTGGACGACCACGCGCTCGCCGGCCTTGAGGTCCGCCGCCGTGACGTCCGCGCCACTCTTCTCGTAGCGCGTGCTCGCGTCCGTCATCACGTCCTCCTGCTTCATCTCGGGGGTCTCTACCACGAGCGTGCCTTGCTTCACCTCCTTCACGGTGCCCATGACGTGGACGCCGTCCTTGCCGTGGGCGAGCGCCATGCCGGGGGAGAGGAGGGAGAGGGAGAGCAGGGCGGAGGTGAGGTGCTTCGACAGGAATGAGGTCTTCATGAGCGTGCTCCTGGGATGTGACTACGGTCCATCGAGGAAGGCGTCCTCGGCGCGTTGTTCGTGAAGCTCGTGCTGCGAGAGGGGGAGGCCGGCCTTGATTTCATCGAGCGCCTCCGGGGTGAGCCCGGGCAGCGTGCGGATGAGCGAGACGAGCGCCCAGCTGTCGCGGTTGCGCGTGCCGTCGTGGAGCTGTCCCCACGCGGGCATGCCCGTCAGCCGGATGCCGTTCTGGATGATCCAATACAGCTCGCCGTCACTCAGCGACTGCGTCGCGGCGGCGCGCATGTCCGGCGCGGGGGGATAGAGCCCTTGTCCGATGGGCGTCTGCCCGCTGCCATCCGCCGCGTGGCAGACGGCGCAGTGGTCCGCCCAGTGGGCCCGCGCTTCGGAGAGCACCTTCGGAGGCAGGGGCTCCAGGGGATTCTCCTGCTCCTTCGCCCCGGACGGCATGCTGAGGGAGCGAGCTGCCCGAGCCACGCGGGCCTCGAGCGCGGAAG
This window contains:
- a CDS encoding DUF5666 domain-containing protein; this translates as MKTSFLSKHLTSALLSLSLLSPGMALAHGKDGVHVMGTVKEVKQGTLVVETPEMKQEDVMTDASTRYEKSGADVTAADLKAGERVVVHGMKMKNGQVHAQLVKFGKPKADAKGAQPAQPTPAAGGHDHGHSGH
- a CDS encoding cytochrome c, coding for MSLRREVVGGLAVVGALTLILAVGGGLYGLTLVNRGFSALEAPSALEARVARAARSLSMPSGAKEQENPLEPLPPKVLSEARAHWADHCAVCHAADGSGQTPIGQGLYPPAPDMRAAATQSLSDGELYWIIQNGIRLTGMPAWGQLHDGTRNRDSWALVSLIRTLPGLTPEALDEIKAGLPLSQHELHEQRAEDAFLDGP